ctattatgttagatccactatggactgacaaATTTGGAAAATTGCCAAAAAGTTCCTTATTGTTGTATAGTTGCAAACTGCTGGTTGACGTGCTAACTAAAATGTATTTGCATGTATGCATTTGAGCTGGTATCGTTGCGATACCATGTGCATTAAGCCTCGCCCTGAGGTCAAGCGGCATGTGACCGGCTCAACAAAGAGGAGGGCTTCGGGGAGAACATAAGACTTAAGTCTTGACAAGTGAAAGCGTGGCAGTGTTTCTTGGAGGACTTGGGATGTGGCGGGTCGCGGTTGTTACTTTCACGCTCATTTGGGCGCCCTCCCTCCAACAGTTCCCTCGCCCTTGCGCCACCCGCCAAGCCCTGCTCGCCAAGGAGTGCTGCCCACCTTGGGAAGGGGACGGCTCGGCCTGCGGGGCCAGCACCGGCCGGGGCTTCTGCCAAGACGTGGCGGCATCGGACGCCCCGGACGGTCCCCGGTTTCCCTTCAGCGGCGTGGACGACCGGGAGAAGTGGCCGTCGGTCTTCTTTAACCGCACCTGCCGGTGCACGGGAGACTTCATGGGTTTCGACTGTCGAGACTGCAAGTTTGGCTACTTTGGCGAGAACTGCGAGCAGAGGAGGGAATCCCTCAGGAGGAACATATTCCACTTGTCCCGCCGCgagagactccgactggtgtccTATCTGAACCTGGCCAAGACCACGGTCAGCAGCGACTACGTGGTGCCCACGGGGACCTACCGGGAGATGGACAGCGGCTCTAACCCCATGTTCGCCAACGTGTCCGTGTACGACGTCTTCGTGTGGATGCACTACTACGTGTCCCGCGACGCTCTGCTGGGCGGGCCGGGCAACGTGTGGACGGACGTGGACTTTGCCCACTGGGGGCCGGCGTTCCTGCCGTGGCATCGCGTTTACCTGCTGCATTGGGAGCGTGAGATTGGTAGGCTGGTCGGGGACGCCGGCTTCTCCATTCCCTACTGGGACTGGAGGGACACGCAGGAATGCGACGTGTGCACGGACGAGCTGATGGGGGGACAAAGCACGCGGGACCCCAGTTTGCTAAGTCCTGGTTCTGTCTTCTCGTCTTGGAGGGTAAGTGAAATAAAACGTCACCATTTTTTCCATTTGCACAACAAAAATGTGTACGTGTGCTTTTTGCGCCACCAGGTGCTGTGCTCCCAAGCGCAGGACTACAACAACCGGGGTGTCCTGTGCGACGCTCGGGCGGAGGGCCCGTTGCTGCGCAACCCGGGCAACCACGACCGCAATGTGGTGGAGCGGCTGCCCACCTCCGCCGACGTGGCGTTCACCCTCAGCTTGGCCAACTACGACACGGGCACCATGGACCGCACGGCCAACATGAGCTTCAGGAACACCATAGAAGGTCAGGGAACCTTTAatgaacttaccgtatttttccgaccataaggcgcacttaacccttgcgtaatgttcatattgttgttactcagccagtgtttgtgggtctgatggatgtttactttatcccaataaacatctgtttagtattttaacacaaaagtgtttgattgtgaggcattaaaagccacaaaatgcaacgggtccatcagacccacaaacgctggctgagtaacaacaacatgaacgttgcacggaaaatttgtgtttctgcacttgccgttcccacacaaggttgcaacattgtttgtcaacactgtctgctctcattttctcgcacatttgaccctctgatgttctgtgtacctacactctgtgctcctcctgtctaggcctgctgtgtgtgtgtttgtgtggtacacagaacatcaatttacaCACTTCTattagtggacccggacatcttatatgtaatagaaatgtgtgtgtgggggggagggggctggggaggggggaggggggcgggggggggggtgtatggtgtgtggtcattaaatatgtattctgatatatgttcttcacagaaaatgagccaaagtcagcgaGTCTcagttttaaaaattaattaattgtatcatttttcttttaataaaaaaattaaaacgggtcccacagacccgaacaccacacgagggttaaaatactttcattttctcaaaactccacagtgcgccttgtaacccggggcgcctaatgtacggaatcattttggttgtgcttactgacctcgaagctattttatttggtacatggtgtaatgataagtgtgaccagtagatggcagtcacacataagagatatgtgtggactgcaatatgactcaagtaaacacccacattttacatgttccattgaaaatatagaacattacaaacggcgctcaaaaatcaatcaaaatgtttttagtacgactttggtaagcaccgcttgatggattgtactgtgcttcaacatacgagtattactatggtgtgtgtatacggtaagacattatctgacgttttgtttcgcaatattatacaaaagaaacttttcttaccttctggtacctgctgatctgtatttgggatctgcataattcctgaaaatttgcgcgagtccgcctttgtagtccgtggcgacaccgtagtcgataagcttcttctttttatgtgacattcatcctccgctgttgccatttctaatgtaaagtagtgtaaagctcgtacgtatatctgtcagtaaactcgccatgaaagcgctaaaacataccggtatagtgactttacattattcacccaaggaactttggttTTTAGAGACTttggttttttcacgggacacatttccggagttgttgttgcactagtgcaggggtcggcaacccgcggctccggagccgcatgcggctctttgaccactctgatgcggctcagctgcatacttgccgaccctccaggTTTTccaacgacccccccgattttcccagcagactgcctctcctagaaatctcccagggtaaatattatcctattttcactctaattacttaatcaagggcgtgccctaatggcactgcattaattgtcctctatagcatttacaaacagcgtgccagcccggccacatgttatatgttgcttttacttgcacacgtagacgacagcaaggcgtacttgttcaacagccacacagcttacactgacggtggccgtataagttaaagttaaaaagttaactttaacactgttacgttacaaatatgtgccacactgtgaacccacaccaaaaaagaatgacaaaaacatttctggagaacatccgcaccgtaacacaacacaacaaatacccagaatcccttgcagccctaactcttccggtctacattatacacccccgctaccaccaaaacccCCCACAcatccgttattgattgaagtaaagtctgaatgtcattaaaacagttagctccatcttttgacacttcttccactcccgtccttgcacgctacaccgctacaacaaagatgacggggagaagacgctgccgaaggtgagccacgtaaataaggccgcccacaaaacggcgcatcctgaagcgactgtcagaaagcgacttgaagatgatgtgtaaaacatcatctatgcaacattttgaccaaagcaccaccattacatgttatgtagaccacaaggaagtcttttacatttagaaaaaataataataatatggcccagcacccccccgcgaccccaaaagggacaagcggtagaaaatggatggatggctggatgaccCCTTTTGTTCTGCC
This Entelurus aequoreus isolate RoL-2023_Sb linkage group LG05, RoL_Eaeq_v1.1, whole genome shotgun sequence DNA region includes the following protein-coding sequences:
- the LOC133649570 gene encoding tyrosinase-like: MWRVAVVTFTLIWAPSLQQFPRPCATRQALLAKECCPPWEGDGSACGASTGRGFCQDVAASDAPDGPRFPFSGVDDREKWPSVFFNRTCRCTGDFMGFDCRDCKFGYFGENCEQRRESLRRNIFHLSRRERLRLVSYLNLAKTTVSSDYVVPTGTYREMDSGSNPMFANVSVYDVFVWMHYYVSRDALLGGPGNVWTDVDFAHWGPAFLPWHRVYLLHWEREIGRLVGDAGFSIPYWDWRDTQECDVCTDELMGGQSTRDPSLLSPGSVFSSWRVLCSQAQDYNNRGVLCDARAEGPLLRNPGNHDRNVVERLPTSADVAFTLSLANYDTGTMDRTANMSFRNTIEGFGDPQTGMGSSTRMGMHAALHVFMNGSMSSVQGSANDPVFLLHHSFVDSLYEEWLRRHRPDPSQYPSSNAPIGHNSEYYMVPFLPLHRNREYFTSSKDLGYEYSRLLDATQRLSEAVHPYLEELQDAWPWMLLASLCGGCVAAAVAVAAPKVKRQALGSFREWRWGRFFAFSEREPLIRGNSLEEREVSGYQAAI